Proteins from a genomic interval of Betta splendens chromosome 10, fBetSpl5.4, whole genome shotgun sequence:
- the hmmr gene encoding hyaluronan mediated motility receptor, protein MSFSRAPLKRFNEYAGCAPAPGSYEIKPGELRGVASFDKSDRFRPVKAGAGQTLLPPPSPSRSLLVSPVRRTLSVDGLVEGLSVKKEKNDMTLDKKQQKLLEKEIRSLVQQRGEQDRRLLTLEEELKKVEAKLLVAVREKTGLAANVTTLERQRAELKKINELLKNKVSADATKKRLNSLTMELLEARNNLDVKHKELSVLQITSEGQMKAIEADLLASRATVSALEERSKDLEDLHQVTKTQNEEFQNENARLHAVIQELNQEVRVVQGYLDTANDEIQDLRLKLEEMTQKNMISGSQLDTVKLLEAELEHCVTDLKSTEARLRQKEEEALNLQQELQASKDVLLETETRLENQKQELKSSQEAYIDLEKKMNVANQHVHDFQATVRQQEAELARLREVLRRTEKELDERVAHLEQRCLFSEEERCKTQEEGLRRVQELKTELTLLKEAKRDERKKQIQLQQEHAVLTEELTKEKALVDSLSVLVKQEREESEEKLKQLTEEMEEIMGELAMLEDQDEKRQEVLEKSHEAIQKLQEERDELEKQLRDMRAQLKSKDNDVAALQEENLAAMKELKEANMSSLSKLESIVTELESSRDAVKAAEEEVRRVTQQMKDETDKVIHQKEEEIKRMQGVLEEHQERQLAEAKARDENARLLLEVQTCLAHKDEELKAMEMSHTALISQLQQEMEMQKKEKEEEQRSQSIAQLQDEKEKAQNLLEEVRLEKEGIMEQLEQERGKRVGIERELEELRGTLETERKDLQQVESEVPRLNAELNRVNEENKRLLSQVELADESRLALENQLGLAEQERNELKTRLTEATQQGVNLHTEIDVMEEAMQSLQQQVNKQQQDKQALQRQVEILTQEKVTLQWELEEQQQEMQRQIADAQDKSLSSSETEQWRQLYEELFAKVKPFQEQLNAFAAEKNALLNENGANQEKLNKLADAYARLLGHQNQKQKIKHVMKLKDENISLKQEVSKLRSQMSRQKSDLEQLKSKLPGVPCRRFDPSKAFQHDKENRQAEAAEPLREGNHYA, encoded by the exons ATGTCGTTTTCAAGAGCCCCTTTAAAAAGATTCAACGAATACGCAG GTTGCGCCCCTGCACCAGGGTCTTACGAGATTAAACCTGGAGAACTGAGGGGAGTTGCGTCCTTCGATAAAAGCGATCGATTCAGACCTGTGAAGGCAG GCGCGGGGCAGACACTTCTGCCCCCACCATCGCCCTCCAGAAGCCTCCTTGTGTCCCCTGTGCGTAGGACTTTGTCGGTTGATGGTCTA GTTGAAGGGTTAAGtgtgaagaaagagaagaatgaTATGACTTTGgacaagaagcagcagaagctctTGGAAAAAGAG ATCCGGTCCCTGGTCCAGCAGCGAGGGGAGCAGGACCGTCGCTTGCTTACactagaggaggagctgaagaaagtTGAGGCCAAGCTCCTGGTTGCAGTCAGGGAGAAGACCGGCCTTGCTGCCAATGTTACCACTCTTGAAAGGCAGCGGGCTGAGCTCAAGAAAATCAATGAGCTTCTTAAAAACAAG gTCTCTGCTGATGCTACAAAAAAAAGACTCAATTCATTAACAATGGAGTTGTTGGAGGCGCGAAATAATTTGGATGTTAAACATAAG GAGTTAAGTGTTCTGCAAATTACCAGTGAAGGTCAAATGAAGGCAATAGAAGCTGACCTTCTAGCTTCCAGGGCAACTGTCTCTGCTCTAGAAGAGAGGAGTAAAGACTTGG AGGACCTTCATCAGGTGACGAAAACCCAAAATGAGGAGTTTCAGAATGAAAATGCTAGGTTACATG CTGTGATACAAGAGCTAAACCAGGAGGTCAGAGTGGTGCAAGGATACCTAGACACAGCCAATGATGAGATCCAG gaTCTTCGCCTGAAACTTGAAGAGATGACACAGAAGAATATGATTTCGGGTTCTCAGCTGGACACAGTAAA ATTACTAGAAGCTGAACTGGAGCACTGTGTCACGGACCTAAAATCCACTGAGGCAAGGCTGAGGcaaaaagaggaggaagcactgAACCTCCAACAAGAGCTGCAGGCATCAAAGGATGTGTTACTGGAGACGGAGACAAGATTGGAGAACCAAAAGCAGGAACTTAAATCTTCACAAGAAGCCTATATAGATTTGGAGAAGAAAATGAATGTGGCCAACCAACACGTTCATGACTTTCAAGCAACAGTGcgtcagcaggaggcagagctggccAGACTAAGGGAGGTGCTCAGACGGACCGAGAAGGAATTGGATGAGAGAGTGGCACACCTTGAACAACGATGTCTTTTCTCTGAGGAAGAGAGAT gtAAGACTCAGGAAGAGGGGCTGAGGAGAGTACAAGAGTTGAAGACAGAGCTCACTTTGCTTAAGGAGGCTAAAAGAGatgagagaaagaaacagattcagctgcagcaggaacatgcTGTGCTTACTGAAGAACTGACCAAAGAAAAG GCGCTTGTTGATTCCTTGTCCGTGCTGGTAAAGCAAGAAAGGGAAGAGTCAGAGGAAAAGCTGAAACAATTgacagaggagatggaggagatcaTGGGAGAACTTGCTATGTTGGAGGACCAGGATGAGAAAAGACAGGAGGTGTTGGAAAAGAGTCACGAAGCCATccaaaagctgcaggaggaacgcgatgagctggagaagcagctgagaGACATGAGGGCACAACTGAAAAG TAAGGATAATGATGTGGCAGCTCTTCAAGAAGAAAATCTGGCAGCCATGAAAGAACTTAAAGAAGCAAACATGAGTTCACTGAGCAAATTGGAAAGCATTGTCACAGAGCTGGAAAG CTCCAGAGATGCTGTGAAGGCAGCagaagaggaggtgaggagagtgACCCAGCAGATGAAGGACGAGACAGACAAAGTGATTcatcagaaggaggaggagatcaaaAGAATGCAGGGTGTGTTAGAGGAGCATCAGGAGAGGCAGCTGGCTGAAGCAAAAGCCAGGGATGAAAATGCAAG GTTATTGCTGGAGGTGCAGACTTGCCTTGCACACAAAGATGAGGAGCTAAAGGCCATGGAGATGAGCCATACTGCCCTGATTAGTCAGTTACAGCAGGAAATGGAGATgcaaaaaaaggagaaagaagaggaacagaggagTCAGAGTATTGCTCAGCTGCAGGATGAGAAGGAAAAGGCCCAGAATCTGCTAGAGGAGGTCAGACTGGAAAAAGAAGGCATAATGGAACAGCTTGAACAAGAGCGAGGAAAGAGAGTTGGAATAGAGAGAGAACTTGAGGAGTTAAGAGGAACTTTGGAGACTGAAAGGAAAGACCTTCAGCAGGTTGAGTCAGAAGTTCCCAGATTAAATGCAGAGCTCAACAGAGTTAATGAGGAAAACAAGCGTCTTCTTTCTCAAGTAGAACTCGCAGATGAGTCCAGACTCGCTCTTGAAAATCAGCTAGGTCTGGCAGAGCAGGAAAGAAATGAGCTTAAGACTCGATTGACTGAGGCAACTCAGCAAGGTGTGAACCTTCACACTGAAATAGACGTAATGGAGGAGGCGATGCAGTCCCTGCAGCAACAGgtgaacaaacagcaacaagacaaacaggCTTTACAGAGGCAGGTAGAAATACTGACTCAGGAGAAGGTTACACTGCAGTGGGAGctggaagagcagcagcaggagatgcAAAGACAAATAGCTGACGCCCAAGACAAAAG CCTCTCAAGTTCAGAGACGGAACAGTGGAGGCAACTATACGAGGAGCTGTTTGCTAAAGTCAAACCATTCCAG GAACAACTCAATGCATTTGCAGCAGAGAAAAACGCACTGCTCAATGAGAACGGCGCGAACCAGGAGAAATTAAACAAGCTGGCCGATGCTTACGCTCGCCTGCtgggccaccagaaccagaagcagaaGATCAAACATGTGATGAAGCTGAAGGATGAGAACATTTCCCTCAAACAG GAGGTGTCTAAGCTCCGCTCCCAGATGAGCAGACAGAAGAGTGATCTGGAACAGCTCAAATCCAAACTACCCGGTGTGCCTTGCCGCAGGTTTGATCCCAGCAAGGCTTTCCAGCATGACAAGGAGAACAGgcaggctgaagcagcagagcctcTTAGAGAAG GAAATCATTATGCCTAA
- the cyfip2 gene encoding cytoplasmic FMR1-interacting protein 2 isoform X1, with protein sequence MTTHVTLEDALSNVDLLEELPLPDQQPCIEPPPSSIMYQANFDTNFEDRNAFVTGIARYIEQATVHSSMNEMLEEGHEYAVMLYTWRSCSRAIPQVKCNEQPNRVEIYEKTVEVLEPEVTKLMKFMYFQRKAIERFCSEVKRLCHAERRKDFVSEAYLLTLGKFINMFAVLDELKNMKCSVKNDHSAYKRAAQFLRKMADPQSIQESQNLSMFLANHNRITQCLHQQLEVIPGYEELLADIVNICVDYYENKMYLTPSEKHMLLKVMGFGLYLMDGNVSNIYKLDAKKRINLSKIDKFFKLQVVPLFGDMQIELSRYIETSAHYEENKSKWTCTQSSISPQYNLCEQMVQIREDHIRFISELARYSNSEVVTGSGLDSQKSDEEYRELFDLALRGLQLLSKWSTHVMEVYSWKLVHPTDKFCNKDCPGTAEEYERATRYNYTSEEKFALVEVIAMIKGLQVLMGRMESVFNQAIRNTIYAALQDFAQVTLREPLRQAVRKKKNVLISVLQAIRKTVCDWEGAREPPNDPCLRGEKDPKGGFDIKVPRRAVGPSSTQLYMVRTMLESLIADKSGSKKTLRSSLDGPIVVAIEDFHKHSFFFTHLLNFSEALQQCCDLSQLWFREFFLELTMGRRIQFPIEMSMPWILTDHILETKEPSMMEYVLYPLDLYNDSGYYALTKFKKQFLYDEIEAEVNLCFDQFVYKLADQIFAYYKAMAGSVLLDKRFRAECKNYGVIIPYPPSNRYETLLKQRHVQLLGRSIDLNRLITQRISAAMYKSLDHAISRFESEDLTSIVELEWLLEINRLTHRLLSKHMTLDSFDAMFREANHNVSAPYGRITLHVFWELNFDFLPNYCYNGSTNRFVRTAIPFTQEPQRDKPANVQPYYLYGSKPLNIAYSHIYSSYRNFVGPPHFKTICRLLGYQGIAVVMEELLKIVKSLLQGTILQYVKTLIEVMPKICRLPRHEYGSPGILEFFHHQLKDIIEYAELKTDVFQSLREVGNAILFCLLIEQALSQEEVCDLLHAAPFQNILPRVYIKEGERLEVRMKRLEAKYAPLHLVPLIERLGTPQQIAIAREGDLLTKERLCCGLSMFEVILTRIRSFLQDSVWRGPPPTNGVMHVDECMEFHRLWSAMQFVYCIPVGTHEFTAEQCFGDGLNWAGCAIIVLLGQQRRFDLFDFCYHLLKVQRQDGKDEIIKNVPLKKMADRIRKYQILNNEIFAILNKYMKAVETDSSTVEHVRCFQPPIHQSLATTC encoded by the exons ATGACGACCCACGTGACTCTGGAGGATGCTCTCTCCAATGTGGACCTTCTGGAggagctgcctctcccagatcAGCAGCCATGCATTGAACCCCCTCCCTCATCTATCATGTACcag gCTAATTTTGACACCAACTTTGAGGACCGGAACGCGTTCGTGACCGGCATCGCCCGGTACATTGAGCAAGCTACAGTGCACTCCAGCATG AATGAGATGCTGGAGGAAGGACATGAATATGCTGTGATGCTTTACACCTGgagaagctgctccagagctaTTCCCCAG GTGAAATGCAACGAGCAGCCCAACAGAGTTGAGATCTACGAGAAAACAGTGGAGGTGTTAGAACCTGAAGTTACCAAACTCATGAAGTTCATGTACTTCCAG CGGAAAGCCATCGAACGGTTTTGTAGTGAAGTGAAACGCCTGTGTCACGCGGAGAGAAGGAAAGACTTCGTGTCTGAGGCGTATCTGCTCACTCTGGGCAAATTCATCAACATGTTTGCTGTGCTGGACGAACTGAAGAACATGAAATGTAGCGTCAAGAACGACCACTCTGCCTATAAAAG GGCAGCTCAGTTTCTGAGAAAAATGGCCGACCCTCAGTCCATCCAGGAGTCCCAGAATCTCTCCATGTTTTTAGCCAACCACAACAGGATCACTCAG TGCCTGcaccaacagctggaggtgatTCCTGGCTACGAGGAACTTCTGGCCGACATCGTCAACATCTGTGTCGACTATTATGAGAACAAGATGTACTTGACTCCCAGCGAGAAACACATGCTGCTGAAG GTGATGGGCTTTGGTCTGTACCTGATGGACGGGAACGTGAGTAATATCTACAAGCTAGACGCCAAGAAGAGGATCAACCTGAGCAAGATAGACAAATTCTTCAAA CTTCAAGTGGTGCCGCTCTTCGGGGACATGCAGATAGAGTTATCGCGCTACATCGAGACGAGTGCTCATTACGAAGAAAACAAGTCCAA GTGGACGTGCACCCAGAGCAGCATCTCGCCGCAGTACAACCTGTGCGAGCAGatggttcagatcagggaggacCACATCCGTTTCATCTCGGAGCTGGCGCGCTACAGCAACAGCGAGGTGGTGACGGGCTCGGGCTTGGACAGCCAGAAGTCCGACGAGGAGTACCGGGAGCTGTTCGACCTGGCTCTGAGgggcctgcagctgctgtccaaGTGGAGCACGCACGTCATGGAAGTT TACTCGTGGAAGCTGGTCCATCCCACGGATAAATTCTGTAACAAGGACTGCCCGGGCACGGCGGAGGAGTACGAGCGTGCCACGCGCTACAATTACACCAGTGAAGAGAAGTTTGCCCTGGTGGAGGTCATCGCAATGATCAAAGGGCTGCAG GTTCTGATGGGCCGGATGGAGTCCGTATTTAACCAGGCCATTAGGAACACCATCTACGCGGCGCTGCAAGACTTCGCCCAGGTCACCCTCAGAGAGCCCCTGCGCCAGGCTGTGCGCAAGAAGAAGAACGTCCTCATTAG CGTTCTCCAGGCCATTCGGAAGACCGTCTGCGACTGGGAGGGGGCGAGGGAGCCTCCAAATGACCCGTGTCTGAGGGGGGAGAAGGACCCCAAAGGCGGATTTGACATTAAAGTGCCCCGCAGGGCCGTAGGACCCTCCAGCACTCAG CTGTACATGGTGCGAACCATGCTGGAGTCGCTGATAGCAGATAAGAGCGGCTCCAAGAAGACTCTTCGCAGCAGCTTGGATGGACCCATAGTCGTGGCCATAGAAGACTTCCACAAGCATTCCTTCTTTTTTACACATCTGCTGAACTTCAGCG AGGCCCTGCAGCAGTGCTGTGACCTGTCCCAGCTGTGGTTCAGGGAGTTCTTCCTGGAGCTGACCATGGGCCGCAGGATCCAGTTCCCCATTGAAATGTCCATGCCCTGGATCCTCACGGACCACATCCTGGAGACCAAGGAGCCCTCCATGATGGA GTATGTGCTGTATCCTCTAGACTTGTACAACGACAGCGGCTACTACGCTCTCACAAAGTTCAAGAAACAGTTCCTTTATGATGAAATCGAGGCTGAG gTCAACCTCTGCTTTGATCAGTTTGTCTACAAGTTAGCAGATCAGATATTTGCCTACTACAAAGCAATGGCTGGAAG TGTCCTCTTAGACAAGCGCTTCAGAGCAGAGTGCAAAAACTATGGCGTGATCATTCCGTACCCACCGTCAAACCGCTACGAGACGCTGCTCAAGCAGAGACACGTTCAG CTGCTCGGTCGCTCCATCGACCTGAACCGGCTGATTACCCAGAGGATCTCAGCGGCCATGTACAAGTCTCTGGACCACGCCATCAGCCGCTTCGAGAGCGAGGACCTCACTTCCATAGTG GAGCTGGAGTGGCTGCTGGAGATCAACAGACTCACCCACCGGCTCCTGTCCAAACACATGACACTGGACAGCTTCGACGCCATGTTCCGCGAGGCCAACCACAACGTCTCTGCCCCCTATGGACGGATCACGCTCCACGTCTTCTGGGAGCTCAACTTTGACTTCCTGCCTAACTACTGCTACAATGGATCCACCAACCG CTTTGTACGCACAGCCATCCCCTTCACCCAGGAGCCTCAAAGAGACAAGCCAGCCAACGTGCAGCCTTACTACCTGTATGGATCCAAG cctctgaaCATTGCCTACTCCCACATCTACAGCTCCTACAGAAACTTCGTTGGCCCGCCTCACTTCAAGACCATCTGCCGTCTCCTTGGTTACCAAGGCATTGCTGTAGTGATGGAAGAGCTGCTTAAGATTGTCAAGAGCCTG TTACAGGGCACCATTCTGCAGTATGTGAAAACACTGATAGAAGTCATGCCTAAGATCTGCCGCCTACCCCGCCATGAGTATGGCTCCCCAG GTATCCTGGAGTTCTTCCACCATCAGCTCAAGGATATCATTGAGTATGCTGAGCTGAAGACAGATGTCTTCCAGAGCTTAAGGGAAGTGGGAAATGCTATCCTCTTCTGCCTGCTCATCGAGCAAGCTCTG TCGCAGGAAGAAGTGTGCGACCTGCTTCACGCTGCCCCCTTCCAGAACATTCTGCCCAGGGTCTACATCAAAG AGGGCGAGCGTCTGGAGGTGAGGATGAAAAGGTTGGAAGCAAAGTACGCCCCTCTCCACCTTGTGCCTCTAATCGAGAGGTTAGGAACCCCACAG CAAATTGCCATTGCTCGTGAGGGGGACCTGCTGACCAAAGAGCGCCTGTGCTGCGGCCTCTCCATGTTCGAGGTCATCCTGACCCGCATCCGCAGCTTCCTGCAGGACAGCGTGTGGCGTGGACCCCCGCCCACCAACGGGGTGATGCACGTCGACGAGTGTATGGAGTTCCACCGCCTTTGGAGCGCCATGCAGTTCGTCTACTGCATCCCTGTGGGCACACACGAGTTTACAGCGGA GCAGTGCTTTGGAGACGGGTTGAACTGGGCTGGGTGCGCAATCATTGTCCTGTTGGGGCAGCAGCGCCGGTTTGACCTCTTTGACTTCTGCTACCACCTCCTCAAAGTCCAAAGACAGGACGGCAAGGATGAGATCATCAAAAATGTG CCCTTGAAGAAAATGGCAGACCGTATTAGAAAGTACCAGATCCTCAACAATGAGATCTTTGCTATCCTTAACAAGTACATGAAAGCGGTGGAGACGGACAGTTCCACTGTGGAGCATGTTCGCTGTTTCCAGCCTCCTATACACCAATCCCTGGCAACCACCTGTTGA
- the cyfip2 gene encoding cytoplasmic FMR1-interacting protein 2 isoform X2: MTTHVTLEDALSNVDLLEELPLPDQQPCIEPPPSSIMYQANFDTNFEDRNAFVTGIARYIEQATVHSSMNEMLEEGHEYAVMLYTWRSCSRAIPQVKCNEQPNRVEIYEKTVEVLEPEVTKLMKFMYFQRKAIERFCSEVKRLCHAERRKDFVSEAYLLTLGKFINMFAVLDELKNMKCSVKNDHSAYKRAAQFLRKMADPQSIQESQNLSMFLANHNRITQCLHQQLEVIPGYEELLADIVNICVDYYENKMYLTPSEKHMLLKVMGFGLYLMDGNVSNIYKLDAKKRINLSKIDKFFKLQVVPLFGDMQIELSRYIETSAHYEENKSKWTCTQSSISPQYNLCEQMVQIREDHIRFISELARYSNSEVVTGSGLDSQKSDEEYRELFDLALRGLQLLSKWSTHVMEVYSWKLVHPTDKFCNKDCPGTAEEYERATRYNYTSEEKFALVEVIAMIKGLQVLMGRMESVFNQAIRNTIYAALQDFAQVTLREPLRQAVRKKKNVLISVLQAIRKTVCDWEGAREPPNDPCLRGEKDPKGGFDIKVPRRAVGPSSTQLYMVRTMLESLIADKSGSKKTLRSSLDGPIVVAIEDFHKHSFFFTHLLNFSEALQQCCDLSQLWFREFFLELTMGRRIQFPIEMSMPWILTDHILETKEPSMMEYVLYPLDLYNDSGYYALTKFKKQFLYDEIEAEVNLCFDQFVYKLADQIFAYYKAMAGSVLLDKRFRAECKNYGVIIPYPPSNRYETLLKQRHVQLLGRSIDLNRLITQRISAAMYKSLDHAISRFESEDLTSIVELEWLLEINRLTHRLLSKHMTLDSFDAMFREANHNVSAPYGRITLHVFWELNFDFLPNYCYNGSTNRFVRTAIPFTQEPQRDKPANVQPYYLYGSKPLNIAYSHIYSSYRNFVGPPHFKTICRLLGYQGIAVVMEELLKIVKSLLQGTILQYVKTLIEVMPKICRLPRHEYGSPGILEFFHHQLKDIIEYAELKTDVFQSLREVGNAILFCLLIEQALVVRI; this comes from the exons ATGACGACCCACGTGACTCTGGAGGATGCTCTCTCCAATGTGGACCTTCTGGAggagctgcctctcccagatcAGCAGCCATGCATTGAACCCCCTCCCTCATCTATCATGTACcag gCTAATTTTGACACCAACTTTGAGGACCGGAACGCGTTCGTGACCGGCATCGCCCGGTACATTGAGCAAGCTACAGTGCACTCCAGCATG AATGAGATGCTGGAGGAAGGACATGAATATGCTGTGATGCTTTACACCTGgagaagctgctccagagctaTTCCCCAG GTGAAATGCAACGAGCAGCCCAACAGAGTTGAGATCTACGAGAAAACAGTGGAGGTGTTAGAACCTGAAGTTACCAAACTCATGAAGTTCATGTACTTCCAG CGGAAAGCCATCGAACGGTTTTGTAGTGAAGTGAAACGCCTGTGTCACGCGGAGAGAAGGAAAGACTTCGTGTCTGAGGCGTATCTGCTCACTCTGGGCAAATTCATCAACATGTTTGCTGTGCTGGACGAACTGAAGAACATGAAATGTAGCGTCAAGAACGACCACTCTGCCTATAAAAG GGCAGCTCAGTTTCTGAGAAAAATGGCCGACCCTCAGTCCATCCAGGAGTCCCAGAATCTCTCCATGTTTTTAGCCAACCACAACAGGATCACTCAG TGCCTGcaccaacagctggaggtgatTCCTGGCTACGAGGAACTTCTGGCCGACATCGTCAACATCTGTGTCGACTATTATGAGAACAAGATGTACTTGACTCCCAGCGAGAAACACATGCTGCTGAAG GTGATGGGCTTTGGTCTGTACCTGATGGACGGGAACGTGAGTAATATCTACAAGCTAGACGCCAAGAAGAGGATCAACCTGAGCAAGATAGACAAATTCTTCAAA CTTCAAGTGGTGCCGCTCTTCGGGGACATGCAGATAGAGTTATCGCGCTACATCGAGACGAGTGCTCATTACGAAGAAAACAAGTCCAA GTGGACGTGCACCCAGAGCAGCATCTCGCCGCAGTACAACCTGTGCGAGCAGatggttcagatcagggaggacCACATCCGTTTCATCTCGGAGCTGGCGCGCTACAGCAACAGCGAGGTGGTGACGGGCTCGGGCTTGGACAGCCAGAAGTCCGACGAGGAGTACCGGGAGCTGTTCGACCTGGCTCTGAGgggcctgcagctgctgtccaaGTGGAGCACGCACGTCATGGAAGTT TACTCGTGGAAGCTGGTCCATCCCACGGATAAATTCTGTAACAAGGACTGCCCGGGCACGGCGGAGGAGTACGAGCGTGCCACGCGCTACAATTACACCAGTGAAGAGAAGTTTGCCCTGGTGGAGGTCATCGCAATGATCAAAGGGCTGCAG GTTCTGATGGGCCGGATGGAGTCCGTATTTAACCAGGCCATTAGGAACACCATCTACGCGGCGCTGCAAGACTTCGCCCAGGTCACCCTCAGAGAGCCCCTGCGCCAGGCTGTGCGCAAGAAGAAGAACGTCCTCATTAG CGTTCTCCAGGCCATTCGGAAGACCGTCTGCGACTGGGAGGGGGCGAGGGAGCCTCCAAATGACCCGTGTCTGAGGGGGGAGAAGGACCCCAAAGGCGGATTTGACATTAAAGTGCCCCGCAGGGCCGTAGGACCCTCCAGCACTCAG CTGTACATGGTGCGAACCATGCTGGAGTCGCTGATAGCAGATAAGAGCGGCTCCAAGAAGACTCTTCGCAGCAGCTTGGATGGACCCATAGTCGTGGCCATAGAAGACTTCCACAAGCATTCCTTCTTTTTTACACATCTGCTGAACTTCAGCG AGGCCCTGCAGCAGTGCTGTGACCTGTCCCAGCTGTGGTTCAGGGAGTTCTTCCTGGAGCTGACCATGGGCCGCAGGATCCAGTTCCCCATTGAAATGTCCATGCCCTGGATCCTCACGGACCACATCCTGGAGACCAAGGAGCCCTCCATGATGGA GTATGTGCTGTATCCTCTAGACTTGTACAACGACAGCGGCTACTACGCTCTCACAAAGTTCAAGAAACAGTTCCTTTATGATGAAATCGAGGCTGAG gTCAACCTCTGCTTTGATCAGTTTGTCTACAAGTTAGCAGATCAGATATTTGCCTACTACAAAGCAATGGCTGGAAG TGTCCTCTTAGACAAGCGCTTCAGAGCAGAGTGCAAAAACTATGGCGTGATCATTCCGTACCCACCGTCAAACCGCTACGAGACGCTGCTCAAGCAGAGACACGTTCAG CTGCTCGGTCGCTCCATCGACCTGAACCGGCTGATTACCCAGAGGATCTCAGCGGCCATGTACAAGTCTCTGGACCACGCCATCAGCCGCTTCGAGAGCGAGGACCTCACTTCCATAGTG GAGCTGGAGTGGCTGCTGGAGATCAACAGACTCACCCACCGGCTCCTGTCCAAACACATGACACTGGACAGCTTCGACGCCATGTTCCGCGAGGCCAACCACAACGTCTCTGCCCCCTATGGACGGATCACGCTCCACGTCTTCTGGGAGCTCAACTTTGACTTCCTGCCTAACTACTGCTACAATGGATCCACCAACCG CTTTGTACGCACAGCCATCCCCTTCACCCAGGAGCCTCAAAGAGACAAGCCAGCCAACGTGCAGCCTTACTACCTGTATGGATCCAAG cctctgaaCATTGCCTACTCCCACATCTACAGCTCCTACAGAAACTTCGTTGGCCCGCCTCACTTCAAGACCATCTGCCGTCTCCTTGGTTACCAAGGCATTGCTGTAGTGATGGAAGAGCTGCTTAAGATTGTCAAGAGCCTG TTACAGGGCACCATTCTGCAGTATGTGAAAACACTGATAGAAGTCATGCCTAAGATCTGCCGCCTACCCCGCCATGAGTATGGCTCCCCAG GTATCCTGGAGTTCTTCCACCATCAGCTCAAGGATATCATTGAGTATGCTGAGCTGAAGACAGATGTCTTCCAGAGCTTAAGGGAAGTGGGAAATGCTATCCTCTTCTGCCTGCTCATCGAGCAAGCTCTG GTGGTAAGGATTTAA